The following are encoded in a window of Mycobacterium sp. ELW1 genomic DNA:
- a CDS encoding TIGR03560 family F420-dependent LLM class oxidoreductase has product MQISAKLAPTFDYPELEQFWRTADALGFEAVWNYDHFYGLTEDRKPTHEGWTSLAAMAVVVGQARIGCMVTGVTYRNPAILAKMAVTVDHISGGRLNFGIGAGWHEAEHRGFGIEFPSAGTRVAMLDEALTVIRRLWTEEIVTFEGRFYTLNEAICEPKPLQRPYPPIVVGGSQPKMLRVIARHADEWNMPSHEGPQQWGEVNGQLTEVCAEVGRDPGEVRRSVQLFLHPRDPEQVAAQLDQLPQYAELGCEHVVLSFYQPPSTELLERCAELSR; this is encoded by the coding sequence ATGCAGATCTCGGCCAAGCTGGCGCCCACATTCGACTATCCCGAGCTCGAACAGTTCTGGCGCACGGCGGATGCACTGGGTTTCGAAGCAGTCTGGAACTACGACCACTTCTACGGGCTTACCGAGGATCGAAAGCCGACCCACGAGGGGTGGACGAGCCTGGCGGCGATGGCTGTGGTGGTCGGCCAGGCCCGGATCGGGTGCATGGTCACCGGCGTGACGTATCGCAATCCGGCGATCCTGGCCAAGATGGCTGTCACCGTGGACCACATCAGCGGCGGACGATTGAACTTCGGCATCGGGGCAGGCTGGCACGAAGCCGAGCATCGTGGCTTCGGAATCGAATTCCCCAGCGCAGGAACACGAGTGGCGATGCTCGACGAGGCGCTCACCGTGATTCGCCGGCTCTGGACGGAAGAGATCGTGACGTTCGAGGGCCGGTTCTACACGCTGAACGAGGCGATCTGCGAACCCAAGCCGCTGCAGCGGCCCTACCCGCCGATCGTGGTGGGCGGCTCCCAGCCCAAGATGCTCCGGGTGATCGCCCGGCATGCCGACGAGTGGAACATGCCCAGCCATGAAGGTCCCCAGCAGTGGGGCGAGGTCAACGGGCAGCTCACCGAGGTTTGCGCCGAGGTCGGCCGCGACCCGGGTGAGGTCCGGCGGTCGGTTCAGCTCTTCCTGCACCCGCGTGACCCCGAACAGGTTGCCGCGCAACTGGATCAGCTGCCGCAGTACGCCGAGTTGGGCTGCGAGCATGTGGTGTTGAGCTTCTACCAGCCACCGTCGACCGAGCTGCTGGAGCGATGTGCGGAGCTCTCACGCTGA
- a CDS encoding DUF4189 domain-containing protein, producing MALTRRVSTIVAVGVAAATLSVASAWAGGPDGAIDGTDDMSQAVGSGVLNGVLAGFSATGPTNAAASAAVIAACQQAGAQECSRDEVTNDNLCVVSVGADNGSGIVSGGAGPTVEAARDDAFRHSQDADAPLDPSARILVSACP from the coding sequence ATGGCGCTCACCCGCAGGGTTTCCACGATCGTCGCCGTCGGGGTTGCCGCGGCGACGCTTTCAGTAGCGTCGGCGTGGGCCGGCGGACCGGACGGTGCGATCGACGGCACCGACGACATGTCACAGGCTGTTGGCTCGGGCGTGCTCAATGGAGTACTCGCCGGGTTCTCGGCTACCGGCCCGACCAATGCGGCTGCCTCGGCGGCGGTGATCGCCGCGTGCCAGCAGGCCGGCGCGCAGGAGTGCAGCCGCGACGAGGTCACCAACGACAACCTGTGCGTGGTCTCGGTGGGTGCCGACAACGGCAGCGGGATTGTGTCCGGTGGCGCCGGGCCGACGGTCGAGGCAGCGCGAGACGACGCGTTCAGGCACTCCCAGGACGCCGACGCCCCGCTCGATCCGAGCGCTCGAATTCTCGTGTCGGCCTGTCCGTGA
- a CDS encoding cytochrome P450, whose product MPSPLEVLPVADGVGLPWDVAVDDAVAAIARARERCGDAFVVESGGSYYLFTFSPTGVESFYALTEEAASKGVADFLMLRRKLPEEVLAGRRLLPSSLFRRDDVTSYLANLDRALDATEVELGESGTVDLFALTRRLGHRMGLASWAGPGCADGDAFERLVRAFDVLDGSDAFVHPDAMAAVAASGMRAERAALEEVSGVIEESLRQHDSTPQDGAGLFSRIVSAWATESPEIRSRGIAMDVALIHIASMSNLMAALGWALVDLIVHPDQLRLVADGDRDLASRCALESTRLAQRSIMARAVLEPVAFDTGAGVVDVPKGWTIATLLPLLNSSAAAGLEEWNPSRWHRHRLADAHALPSPMLVTAFGHGRHSCPAQPFSLAAMTMAMTRLLGRYDMRPEWKRHPRPVPAQIGGVARAADPCTVSYTTC is encoded by the coding sequence GTGCCGAGCCCGCTGGAAGTCCTACCTGTCGCCGATGGCGTCGGGCTGCCATGGGATGTCGCGGTCGACGACGCAGTGGCCGCGATCGCCAGGGCGCGCGAACGATGCGGCGACGCATTCGTGGTCGAGAGTGGGGGCAGCTACTACCTCTTCACCTTCTCGCCCACCGGCGTCGAATCGTTCTACGCGCTCACCGAAGAAGCGGCGAGCAAGGGTGTCGCGGATTTCCTCATGCTGCGACGCAAGCTGCCCGAGGAGGTGCTTGCCGGCAGGCGCCTGCTGCCGAGTTCGTTGTTTCGCCGCGACGACGTGACGTCATACCTCGCCAACCTCGACCGTGCCCTCGATGCGACCGAGGTCGAACTCGGCGAGAGCGGCACCGTCGACCTGTTCGCGCTGACCCGACGGCTCGGCCACCGCATGGGTTTGGCGTCGTGGGCCGGACCTGGCTGCGCCGACGGGGACGCGTTCGAGCGTCTGGTTCGCGCGTTCGATGTGCTCGACGGTTCGGACGCGTTCGTTCACCCCGACGCGATGGCCGCCGTGGCCGCGTCGGGTATGCGGGCCGAGCGAGCCGCCTTGGAGGAGGTCTCCGGGGTGATCGAAGAGTCGCTGCGGCAACATGATTCGACGCCCCAGGATGGCGCGGGGTTGTTCAGCCGAATCGTCAGTGCCTGGGCTACGGAATCGCCGGAGATCCGGAGTCGCGGTATCGCGATGGACGTCGCGCTCATCCACATCGCCTCTATGTCGAACCTGATGGCAGCACTCGGCTGGGCGCTCGTCGACCTGATCGTCCATCCCGATCAACTCCGCCTCGTCGCAGACGGCGATCGCGACCTCGCCTCCAGGTGTGCACTCGAAAGCACCCGGCTGGCGCAGCGCTCGATCATGGCCCGCGCCGTACTCGAGCCGGTCGCATTCGACACCGGCGCAGGTGTGGTGGACGTACCGAAGGGCTGGACCATCGCCACGCTACTACCGCTGCTGAACTCATCGGCGGCTGCCGGCTTGGAGGAATGGAATCCCAGCCGGTGGCACCGGCACCGACTCGCCGACGCACATGCGTTGCCGTCACCGATGCTGGTGACCGCCTTCGGGCACGGCAGGCATTCCTGTCCGGCACAGCCCTTTTCGTTGGCCGCGATGACCATGGCGATGACCCGCCTCTTGGGTCGCTACGACATGAGGCCCGAATGGAAACGACACCCGCGTCCGGTGCCCGCCCAGATAGGCGGCGTGGCGCGGGCGGCCGATCCCTGCACCGTCAGCTACACGACGTGCTGA
- the recX gene encoding recombination regulator RecX gives MTSSPPQSTSETREEQAHALCLRLLTVRPRTRSELSGQMAKRGYPDDVISNELDRLAAVGLIDDADFAEQWVRSRRARAGKGKRALAAELRTKGVDDEVIAAALDDIDAGAERQRAEELVEQKLRREKLDDGDDTKVMRRLVGMLARRGYNQSMAVAVVRDELAAERERRRV, from the coding sequence ATGACGTCCTCCCCGCCCCAGTCGACTTCTGAGACCCGCGAAGAGCAGGCGCACGCGTTGTGCCTGCGCCTGCTCACCGTGCGTCCGCGAACCCGATCCGAGCTCTCCGGTCAGATGGCCAAGCGGGGATACCCCGACGACGTCATCTCGAACGAACTCGATCGGCTAGCCGCTGTCGGCCTGATCGACGACGCGGATTTCGCCGAACAGTGGGTGCGCTCGCGGCGGGCGCGAGCGGGAAAAGGTAAGCGCGCCTTGGCCGCTGAGTTGCGGACGAAAGGTGTCGACGACGAGGTGATCGCCGCGGCGCTCGACGACATCGACGCCGGCGCCGAACGGCAACGCGCCGAGGAGCTGGTGGAGCAGAAGCTGCGCCGGGAGAAGCTGGACGACGGCGACGACACCAAGGTGATGCGCAGGCTGGTCGGCATGCTGGCCCGGCGCGGCTACAACCAGAGCATGGCCGTGGCCGTGGTCAGAGACGAACTGGCGGCAGAGCGGGAGCGCCGCCGGGTCTAG
- the recA gene encoding recombinase RecA, which translates to MAPQAPDREKALELALAQIDKNFGKGSVMRLGDEVRQPISVIPTGSIALDVALGIGGLPRGRVVEIYGPESSGKTTVALHAVANAQAAGGIAAFIDAEHALDPDYAQKLGVDTDALLVSQPDTGEQALEIADMLVRSGAIDLIVIDSVAALVPRAEIEGEMGDSHVGLQARLMSQALRKMTGALNNSGTTAIFINQLREKIGVMFGSPETTTGGKALKFYASVRLDVRRIETLKDGTDAVGNRTRVKVVKNKVSPPFKQAEFDILYGHGISREGSLIDMGVEHGFIRKSGSWFTYEGEQLGQGKENARKFLLENPDVGNEVEKKIKEKLGIGAVVTDGPIDDVLPAPVDF; encoded by the coding sequence ATGGCTCCGCAGGCACCTGATCGCGAAAAGGCCCTCGAGCTGGCGCTCGCACAGATCGACAAGAACTTCGGCAAGGGCTCGGTGATGCGACTGGGCGACGAGGTGCGCCAGCCCATCTCGGTCATCCCGACCGGATCGATCGCCCTCGACGTCGCACTCGGCATCGGCGGACTGCCGCGCGGTCGCGTGGTTGAGATCTACGGCCCGGAATCGTCGGGTAAGACCACCGTCGCACTGCACGCGGTGGCCAATGCTCAAGCCGCCGGCGGCATCGCGGCGTTCATCGACGCCGAGCACGCGCTGGACCCGGATTACGCCCAGAAGCTCGGGGTGGACACCGACGCACTGCTGGTCAGCCAGCCCGACACCGGTGAGCAGGCGCTCGAGATCGCCGACATGCTGGTGCGATCGGGCGCCATCGACCTCATCGTCATCGACTCGGTGGCCGCGCTGGTGCCCCGCGCCGAGATCGAGGGCGAGATGGGTGACAGCCACGTCGGTCTGCAGGCCCGGCTGATGAGCCAGGCGCTGCGCAAGATGACCGGTGCGCTGAACAACTCGGGCACCACCGCGATCTTCATCAACCAGCTGCGCGAGAAGATCGGCGTGATGTTCGGCTCACCCGAAACCACCACGGGCGGTAAGGCGTTGAAGTTCTACGCCTCGGTCCGCCTGGATGTGCGGCGGATCGAGACACTCAAGGACGGCACGGACGCGGTAGGCAACCGCACCCGCGTCAAGGTCGTCAAGAACAAGGTGTCACCGCCGTTCAAGCAGGCCGAATTCGACATCCTTTACGGCCACGGCATCAGCCGCGAGGGGTCGCTCATCGATATGGGCGTGGAGCACGGCTTCATCCGCAAGTCCGGTTCGTGGTTCACCTACGAGGGCGAGCAGCTTGGCCAGGGCAAGGAGAACGCCCGAAAGTTCCTGCTGGAGAACCCCGATGTGGGCAACGAGGTCGAGAAGAAGATCAAGGAGAAGCTTGGTATCGGCGCGGTCGTGACCGATGGACCCATCGATGACGTCCTCCCCGCCCCAGTCGACTTCTGA
- a CDS encoding alpha/beta fold hydrolase: MSTFALIHGAWHGPWCWERLIPELERRGHRAVAVDVRFDDPAATFTDHAATFAAAIDENDHDVVAVGHSLGSYALPWIADRCLLRHQVYLCGLVAEPGRTIAELNREQHILNPDHSAGLAKVDGGTRWVDLDLARSIFYPDCDDEIVTSAIPRLRVQAREPMSQRCTFDRLPSIPATYIVCADDRMVDPGWSRRVATERLEAEVVELPGVIRRSTPARRLWPTPCIGSSDTRRRASLPSNTCSLWWSTFARFVGALS, translated from the coding sequence GTGAGTACCTTCGCGTTGATCCATGGCGCCTGGCACGGACCGTGGTGCTGGGAGCGGTTGATTCCCGAATTGGAGCGGCGCGGGCACCGGGCGGTCGCGGTGGACGTACGGTTCGATGATCCGGCGGCGACGTTCACCGACCATGCCGCCACATTTGCGGCAGCTATTGATGAGAACGACCACGACGTCGTCGCTGTCGGACACTCGCTGGGCAGCTATGCGTTGCCGTGGATCGCCGATCGCTGCCTGCTTCGTCACCAGGTGTATTTGTGCGGCTTGGTCGCGGAGCCCGGCCGCACCATCGCTGAGCTGAATCGGGAGCAACACATACTCAATCCGGATCATTCGGCCGGACTCGCCAAGGTCGACGGCGGCACCCGATGGGTCGACCTCGACCTGGCGCGATCGATCTTCTATCCGGATTGTGATGACGAGATCGTCACGTCGGCGATCCCACGGCTGCGAGTTCAGGCGCGCGAGCCGATGTCGCAGCGCTGCACGTTCGATCGGCTCCCATCGATTCCGGCCACCTACATCGTGTGCGCAGACGACCGGATGGTCGATCCAGGCTGGTCACGACGGGTGGCGACGGAGCGGCTCGAAGCGGAGGTGGTGGAGCTGCCGGGGGTCATTCGCCGTTCTACTCCCGCCCGGCGGCTCTGGCCGACGCCCTGCATCGGATCGTCTGACACGCGGCGGCGCGCCTCCTTGCCATCGAACACATGTTCGTTATGGTGGTCAACGTTCGCCCGTTTTGTCGGAGCCTTGTCCTAA
- a CDS encoding DUF3046 domain-containing protein translates to MRLTEFHELVDAQFGPVRGGSLVVDHVLTQLGGRTAAQAIEDGVEPRDVWRALCADFDVPRDQW, encoded by the coding sequence GTGCGGCTGACGGAATTCCACGAGCTGGTCGATGCGCAGTTCGGTCCGGTTCGAGGGGGCTCGCTGGTGGTCGACCATGTGCTCACGCAGCTGGGCGGACGGACCGCCGCGCAGGCCATCGAGGACGGTGTGGAGCCCCGCGACGTGTGGCGGGCGCTGTGCGCGGACTTCGACGTGCCGCGCGATCAGTGGTGA
- a CDS encoding glycosyltransferase has product MRVAVVAGPDPGHAFPAIALCLRLAAAGDHPILLTGTEWLDTARAAGIEAVELAGLDPDDDDDDTDAGAKIHQRAARMAVLNVPALRALAPDLIVSDVITACGGMAAELLGIPWVELCPHPLYLPSRGLPPLGSGLAPGAGIRGRLRDSIMRALTARSVKEGARQRSTARVQIGLPARDPGPLRRLIATLPALEVPRPDWPAEAVVVGPLHFEPTDAVLPVPPGEGPVIVVAPSTATTGAGGVAELVLEHLMPGRTLPAGSRVVISRLGGEELEVPPWACAGLGRQDELLTHADLVICGGGHGMLSKTLLAGVPMVVIPGGGDQWELANRVVRQGSARLIRPLAAEALVAEVGEVLSSPGYREAARRAGQSIAGVADPVRVCHESVAG; this is encoded by the coding sequence GTGCGCGTCGCGGTGGTGGCAGGACCGGATCCCGGCCATGCGTTTCCCGCGATCGCGCTGTGCCTGCGCCTGGCGGCTGCGGGGGATCACCCCATCCTGCTGACCGGCACCGAATGGCTGGACACGGCGCGCGCCGCCGGGATCGAGGCCGTCGAACTCGCCGGTCTGGATCCTGACGACGACGACGATGACACCGACGCCGGCGCCAAGATCCACCAGCGCGCGGCGCGGATGGCGGTTCTCAACGTTCCGGCACTGCGCGCCCTGGCGCCCGATCTGATCGTCTCCGACGTCATCACCGCCTGCGGCGGGATGGCTGCCGAACTGCTGGGCATCCCGTGGGTCGAGCTGTGCCCGCACCCGCTGTACCTACCTTCGCGGGGCCTGCCGCCACTGGGCAGCGGGCTGGCGCCCGGCGCTGGAATCCGCGGCCGGCTGCGGGACTCGATCATGCGCGCCCTGACCGCCCGGTCGGTGAAGGAAGGGGCCCGTCAGCGCTCGACGGCACGGGTGCAGATCGGGCTGCCCGCCCGCGATCCGGGACCACTGCGCCGCCTGATCGCCACCCTGCCCGCCCTCGAGGTGCCCAGGCCGGACTGGCCGGCCGAGGCCGTCGTGGTCGGGCCGCTGCATTTCGAACCCACCGACGCGGTGCTGCCGGTTCCGCCGGGGGAGGGCCCGGTGATCGTGGTGGCGCCGTCGACCGCCACCACCGGCGCCGGGGGAGTCGCCGAGCTTGTGCTGGAACACCTGATGCCCGGCCGTACGCTGCCCGCGGGGTCGCGGGTGGTGATCTCCCGGCTCGGCGGCGAGGAGCTCGAGGTGCCGCCGTGGGCGTGTGCCGGGCTGGGTCGCCAGGACGAGCTGCTGACCCACGCCGATCTGGTGATCTGCGGTGGCGGGCACGGGATGCTGTCCAAGACGCTGCTGGCCGGCGTGCCGATGGTGGTGATCCCGGGTGGTGGTGACCAGTGGGAGTTGGCGAATCGCGTTGTGCGACAAGGTAGTGCGCGTCTGATCCGGCCGCTTGCCGCCGAGGCGCTGGTGGCCGAGGTGGGCGAAGTGCTGTCCTCGCCGGGCTATCGGGAGGCGGCACGGCGCGCCGGCCAGAGCATTGCGGGAGTCGCCGATCCGGTACGGGTGTGCCATGAATCGGTGGCTGGGTAA
- a CDS encoding limonene-1,2-epoxide hydrolase family protein, whose protein sequence is MTEQITNVSSDIDNAHTVEVFLNALQEQDLATADLQLDDNLVYQNVGFPTVRGRKRTMKLFKGLQRPSFGFEVKIHRIAVNGPVVLTERTDVLRVGPVRLQFWVCGVFEVKDGRITLWRDYFDMFDMTKATVRGLIGAVVPGLRPTL, encoded by the coding sequence ATGACCGAGCAGATCACCAACGTGAGCTCCGATATCGACAATGCCCATACGGTCGAGGTTTTCCTGAACGCGCTGCAGGAGCAGGACCTGGCCACCGCCGATCTTCAGCTGGACGACAATCTCGTCTACCAGAATGTCGGTTTCCCCACCGTCCGCGGCCGCAAGCGAACGATGAAGCTGTTCAAAGGCCTGCAGCGTCCCAGCTTCGGCTTCGAGGTGAAGATCCACCGCATCGCGGTCAACGGCCCGGTGGTGCTCACCGAGCGCACCGACGTGCTGCGGGTGGGCCCGGTGCGGTTGCAGTTCTGGGTGTGCGGCGTCTTCGAGGTCAAGGACGGCCGAATCACCTTGTGGCGGGACTACTTCGACATGTTCGACATGACCAAGGCCACTGTGCGCGGCCTCATCGGGGCGGTCGTGCCGGGGTTGCGGCCGACGCTCTAG
- the pspA gene encoding phage shock protein PspA, with protein sequence MANPFVKAWKYFTALFNSKIDEYADPKVQIQQAIEDAQRQHQGLTQQAAQVIGNQRQLEMRLNRQLADIEKLQVNVRQALTLADQAVASGDAAKATEYNNAAEAFAAQLVTAEQSVEDLKALHDQALQAAGQAKKAVEQNAMVLQQKIAERTKLLSQLEQAKMQEQVSASLRSMSEIAAPGNTPSLDEVRDKIERRYANAMGAAELAQNSVQGRMLEVQQASVQMAGHSRLEQIRASMRGDALPAGGTAAAPATPAAPAVTPEPEKPLGQ encoded by the coding sequence ATGGCCAACCCGTTCGTCAAGGCGTGGAAGTACTTCACAGCGCTCTTCAACTCGAAGATCGACGAATATGCCGACCCGAAGGTGCAGATCCAGCAGGCGATCGAGGATGCCCAGCGTCAGCACCAGGGCTTGACCCAGCAGGCCGCCCAGGTCATCGGCAATCAGCGCCAGCTCGAGATGCGCTTGAACCGTCAACTCGCCGACATCGAGAAGCTGCAGGTCAACGTCCGGCAGGCGCTGACGCTGGCCGATCAGGCGGTGGCGTCCGGTGATGCCGCCAAGGCGACCGAGTACAACAACGCCGCTGAGGCGTTCGCCGCGCAGTTGGTCACCGCAGAGCAGAGTGTGGAGGACCTCAAGGCTCTGCACGACCAGGCGCTGCAAGCCGCCGGCCAGGCCAAGAAGGCCGTCGAGCAGAACGCCATGGTGCTGCAGCAGAAGATCGCCGAGCGCACGAAGCTGCTCAGCCAGCTCGAGCAGGCCAAGATGCAGGAGCAGGTCAGCGCCTCGCTGCGGTCGATGAGCGAGATCGCCGCACCCGGCAACACCCCGAGCCTCGACGAGGTTCGCGACAAGATCGAACGCCGCTACGCCAACGCGATGGGCGCCGCGGAGCTCGCGCAGAACTCGGTGCAGGGCCGCATGCTCGAAGTGCAGCAGGCCAGTGTGCAGATGGCCGGACATTCCCGGCTCGAGCAGATCCGCGCGTCGATGCGTGGGGACGCTCTGCCTGCCGGTGGCACCGCGGCCGCGCCGGCCACCCCGGCCGCACCGGCGGTCACCCCCGAGCCCGAGAAGCCACTAGGCCAGTAG
- the clgR gene encoding transcriptional regulator ClgR, giving the protein MAILLREVIGDVLRDARTSQGRTLREVSDSARVSLGYLSEVERGRKEASSELLSAICTALDVPLSRVLTDAGAKMADRERIARLTAVPAQDGTIDVATKVVIPHPVTMAVA; this is encoded by the coding sequence ATGGCGATACTGCTGCGTGAGGTGATCGGCGACGTGCTGCGTGACGCTCGCACGTCGCAGGGGCGCACCCTTCGTGAGGTGTCCGATTCGGCCCGAGTGAGCCTGGGATACCTCTCCGAAGTCGAGCGCGGCCGCAAGGAAGCCTCGAGTGAGCTGCTCAGCGCGATCTGCACCGCCTTGGACGTCCCGCTGTCGCGGGTGCTGACCGATGCCGGTGCCAAGATGGCCGACCGCGAGCGAATCGCCCGGTTGACCGCCGTGCCGGCGCAGGACGGCACCATCGACGTCGCCACCAAGGTGGTCATTCCGCACCCCGTCACGATGGCGGTGGCCTGA
- a CDS encoding CinA family protein has protein sequence MSEPLADDGARSLVALLTARGETVATAESLTAGLLAATLAGVPGASTVLSGGLVTYTVETKIALAGVPRQLLDDVGPVAAPTAAALAEGARDRCQATWGVGLTGVAGPEPHGGHPVGTVFLGLAGPGPTEVAELRLAGSRWDIRLAAVHQAIGRLHQCVEQA, from the coding sequence GTGAGCGAACCGCTGGCCGATGACGGGGCCCGCTCGCTGGTCGCCCTGCTGACCGCGCGCGGCGAGACCGTGGCGACCGCGGAGTCGTTGACCGCCGGTCTGCTGGCGGCGACGCTGGCCGGGGTGCCCGGAGCCAGCACGGTGCTCAGCGGCGGGCTGGTCACCTACACCGTCGAGACCAAGATCGCGCTGGCAGGCGTGCCTCGGCAGCTGCTCGACGATGTCGGGCCCGTCGCGGCTCCGACGGCCGCCGCGCTGGCCGAAGGGGCGCGCGATCGCTGTCAGGCGACCTGGGGCGTCGGCCTCACCGGGGTGGCCGGGCCGGAACCGCACGGCGGGCACCCGGTCGGCACCGTGTTCCTGGGGCTGGCCGGTCCCGGGCCGACGGAGGTCGCCGAGCTGCGGCTGGCCGGCTCACGCTGGGATATTCGGCTGGCGGCCGTGCACCAGGCGATCGGGCGGCTGCATCAGTGTGTCGAGCAAGCCTGA
- the pgsA gene encoding CDP-diacylglycerol--glycerol-3-phosphate 3-phosphatidyltransferase, producing the protein MSGQPQTGPAVPRVRVANLANFLTGIRLVLVPIFLLFLFAGDGHETGSRLTAFIIFAVAVITDRLDGSLARTYGMVTEFGKLADPIADKMLIGAALIGLSMLGDLPWWVTVVILIRELGITVLRFAVLRRGVIPASRGGKVKTLVQAVAIGLFVLPLHNWPPTWHIVAWVTMWAAIVLTVATGVDYVVSAIKDSRERTAGR; encoded by the coding sequence GTGTCGGGACAACCGCAAACCGGTCCGGCGGTCCCGCGCGTGCGGGTCGCCAACTTAGCCAACTTCCTGACCGGTATCCGTCTGGTTCTGGTCCCGATCTTCCTGCTGTTCCTGTTCGCCGGTGACGGCCACGAAACGGGCAGCCGCCTAACGGCTTTCATCATCTTCGCGGTGGCGGTCATCACCGACCGGCTCGACGGTTCCCTGGCGCGCACCTACGGGATGGTCACCGAATTCGGCAAGCTGGCCGACCCGATCGCCGACAAGATGCTGATCGGCGCCGCCCTGATCGGGCTGTCGATGCTCGGCGACCTGCCGTGGTGGGTGACGGTGGTCATCCTGATCCGCGAGCTCGGCATCACGGTGCTGCGCTTCGCGGTGCTGCGGCGTGGGGTCATCCCCGCCAGCCGCGGGGGCAAGGTCAAGACGCTGGTGCAGGCCGTCGCGATCGGACTGTTCGTGCTGCCGTTGCACAACTGGCCGCCGACCTGGCACATCGTGGCCTGGGTGACCATGTGGGCGGCCATCGTGTTGACCGTGGCGACCGGGGTCGACTACGTGGTCTCGGCGATCAAGGACTCCCGTGAGCGAACCGCTGGCCGATGA
- a CDS encoding amino-acid N-acetyltransferase: protein MSSDVVVRRARTSDVADIKRLVDIYAGRILLEKNLVTLYEAVQEFWVAEVDGEVVGCGALHVLWADLGEVRTVAVDPKVKGRGIGHTIVDQLLTVARELQLQRLFVLTFETEFFARHGFAEIEGTPVTSEVYDEMCRSYDIGVAEFLDLSYVKPNILGNTRMLLKL from the coding sequence GTGAGCTCCGATGTCGTCGTCCGCCGCGCCCGCACCTCGGACGTCGCCGATATCAAGCGTCTGGTCGACATCTATGCGGGCCGCATCCTGTTGGAGAAGAACCTGGTCACCCTCTATGAGGCGGTCCAGGAATTCTGGGTGGCCGAGGTTGACGGCGAGGTCGTCGGGTGCGGGGCGCTGCACGTCCTGTGGGCCGACCTCGGCGAGGTTCGCACAGTCGCCGTCGACCCGAAGGTCAAGGGCCGCGGTATCGGCCACACGATCGTCGACCAGCTGCTCACGGTCGCCCGCGAGCTGCAACTGCAGCGGCTGTTCGTGCTGACCTTCGAGACGGAGTTCTTCGCCCGGCACGGTTTCGCCGAGATCGAGGGCACCCCGGTCACCTCCGAGGTGTACGACGAGATGTGCCGGTCCTACGACATCGGTGTCGCCGAGTTCCTCGACCTGTCGTACGTCAAGCCGAACATCCTCGGCAACACCCGGATGTTGCTCAAGCTCTGA